From the Patagioenas fasciata isolate bPatFas1 chromosome Z, bPatFas1.hap1, whole genome shotgun sequence genome, one window contains:
- the STOML2 gene encoding stomatin-like protein 2, mitochondrial — protein MLALAGRRARAGLGLLQHSQQLKRSAWLAPAPHRLTSGLPMNIGVLFVPQQEAWVVERMGKFHRILEPGLNFLIPLLDRIRYVQSLKEIVINVPEQSAVTLDNVTLQIDGVLYLRVMDPYKASYGVEDPEYAVTQLAQTTMRSELGKLSLDRVFRERESLNANIVDAINQASDCWGIRCLRYEIKDIHVPPRVKESMQMQVEAERRKRAMVLESEGTRESAINVAEGQKQAQILASEAQKAEQINKAAGEANAVLVKAKAKAEAIQLLAAALAQQHGSAAASLSVAEQYVSAFSKLAKDSNTILLPTNTGDVTNMVAQALSIYSTLTKPQPVKTEDEVPPSRADPQPPTAEVLKAEQASSS, from the exons atGCTGGCGCTGGCGGGGCGGCGGgcccgggccgggctggggctgctgcag caCTCCCAGCAGTTGAAGCGTTCAGCGTGGCTCGCCCCAGCACCGCACCGCTTGACCTCCGGCCTGCCCATGAACATTGGGGTGCTCTTTGTGCCGCAGCAAGAGGCTTGGGTGGTAGAGAGGATGGGCAAGTTCCACCGAATCCTCGAGCCT GGTTTGAACTTCCTCATCCCTCTGCTTGATCGGATTCGTTATGTGCAGAGTCTCAAAGAAATCGTCATTAACGTCCCAGAGCAGTCGGCTGTCACCTTAG ATAACGTCACCCTGCAGATTGACGGCGTGCTCTACCTGCGGGTTATGGACCCCTACAAG GCCAGCTATGGGGTGGAAGATCCTGAGTATGCAGTGACCCAGCTGGCCCAGACCACCATGAGATCTGAACTTGGCAAACTTTCCCTCGACAGAGTCTTCCGG GAGCGGGAGTCCCTCAACGCCAACATTGTGGATGCCATCAACCAGGCTTCAGATTGCTGGGGCATCCGATGCCTGCGCTACGAGATTAAGGACATCCACGTGCCCCCGCGTGTGAAGGAATCCATGCAGATGCAG GTGGAGGCAGAGCGACGGAAGCGCGCAATGGTGCTGGAGTCAGAGGGGACGCGGGAATCGGCGATCAACGTGGCTGAGGGCCAGAAGCAGGCCCAGATCTTGGCATCAGAAGCTCAGAAGGCCGAACAAATCAACAAAGCTGCTG GAGAAGCCAATGCAGTGCTGGTCAAGGCCAAGGCGAAGGCGGAGGCTATTCAGCTCCTGGCAGCTGCTCTGGCACAGCAG CACGGCAGCGCCGCCGCCTCTCTCTCCGTGGCAGAGCAGTACGTGAGCGCCTTCTCCAAGCTTGCCAAAGACTCCAACaccatcctgctgcccaccaacACCGGCGACGTCACCAACATGGTCGCGCAG GCCCTGAGCATCTACAGCACGCTGACCAAGCCCCAACCTGTGAAGACGGAGGACGAGGTGCCCCCATCCCGCGCGGACCCCCAGCCTCCCACCGCGGAGGTGCTCAAGGCAGAACAGGCCAGTTCCAGCTAG
- the PIGO gene encoding GPI ethanolamine phosphate transferase 3 isoform X1, whose translation MRRWPVLLFLAWVCLLFFTGIGLFMSGFLLTRIELPSSSSCSDPLVPPPWERQSLPPGSCWAPQRFSKAVLVIIDALRFEFAHFNPAKASPLPYENKLSFLHHLTTSQPRHARLYRFRADPPTATMQRIKGLTTGSLPTFIDVGSNFATYAIQEDNLLAQLVQNGRRVIFMGDDTWEGLFPKKFFRAYFFPSFNVKDLHTVDNGILQHLYPTVDSGEWDVLIAHFLGVDHCGHKHGPDHPEMAKKLTQMNEMLRSLVDHLRNDTLLLVAGDHGMTETGDHGGDSEKEVNAALFVYSKTPLFGSGPPEEPEAVPQVNLVPTVALLLGVPIPYSNIGEVMAELFSGDGDTVSAALQQLSVYHINAKQVDRFLHSYSLVAQDLPAEQLQRLQELFSSAVEEHTQLLIQVQGMTLVPPELESRLRNLIGRFQLYLREARAVCTQSWARFQPLRMVGGCTLIAASCLLCYMASELAAVSDSFYRSCLLYPLLWGLVGVFLLGLAHAFTQEGLDLLLVSSWAAAASQLGFFWHWWGWYPKRARLAGGQPPLASVGLRQRVRAWLGLAFPMGILLFRCGAMFSDSFVVAEARVAPFLLASLVMLLVGKLHWDGRLTVPEGPKQQLLGFSSYRREIWYLLCLVAVLLVCMRLSGFFHQCREEIQQCRPSLFLSPLASLRNTRAKNLFYLLCVALLAGLVYAVRSWLRHYGNLNSSDPLVLFVRWGFPLVVLCIACYWAVASSADDSLGKLQELVQVAVVAFPWAVYGLASVGLLLLLCNPMTVFAKDTRESAGSIVTPYLGVPSSEVDFLHVIPQIYKRMQESQRSRLERTSTKATVAAYGLGSVYSAALVIALTLLGFLLMLLHSERLSLAFLLLFLEAFVLLHIHTRARGLAGDAEPFSVPWYAVISWLLAASQFFYSTGHQPIFPAIHWNAAFVGFHLDHSTNLLPAVLVGANTFASHILFAVGCPLLLLWPFVCEMPGSQRKKPKKEPQEELQEVEEHMMEMRLRESPEKFSTALLQLGLKYLFVLGTQLLACVCAAMILRRHLMVWKVFAPKFLFESLGFVVSSICLLLGISLVMRVDCAVSTWFSHLQLR comes from the exons ATGCGGCGGTGGCCGGTGCTGCTCTTCCTGGCCTGGGTCTGCTTGCTGTTCTTCACTGGGATCGGGCTCTTCATGAGCGGCTTCCTGCTCACCCGGATTGAgcttcccagcagcagctcctgctcagacCCGCTGGTGCCACCACCCTGGGAGAGGCAGAGCCTCCCACCGGGCTCTTGTTGGGCACCCCAGCGCTTTTCCAAGGCCGTGCTTGTCATCATCGATGCCCTCCGTTTCGAGTTCGCCCACTTTAACCCAGCCAAGGCCAGCCCGCTGCCCTATGAGAACAAGCTGAGTTTCTTGCACCACCTAACAACCTCCCAGCCTCGCCATGCCCGCCTCTACCGCTTCCGAGCTGACCCCCCAACTGCCACCATGCAGCGCATCAAGGGCCTCACCACCGGCTCACTGCCCACTTTCATTGATGTGGGCAGCAACTTTGCCACCTACGCGATCCAGGAGGACAAcctgctggcacagctggtgcAGAATG GAAGGAGAGTGATCTTCATGGGTGATGACACTTGGGAAGGACTCTTCCCGAAGAAGTTTTTCCGCGCgtatttcttcccttcttttaatGTGAAGGATCTTCACACCGTGGACAATGGGATCCTGCAGCATCTCTATCCAACTG TGGACAGTGGTGAATGGGACGTGCTGATTGCTCACTTCCTTGGCGTGGACCACTGTGGGCACAAACATGGACCTGACCATCCTGAAATGGCTAAGAAGCTCACACAGATGAACGAAATGCTCAG GTCCTTGGTGGATCACCTGAGGAATGACACCCTTCTTCTGGTGGCTGGGGACCATGGCATGACAGAGACTGGAGACCATGGTGGCGACAGCGAGAAGGAAGTGAACGCAGCTTTGTTTGTGTACAGCAAAACACCCCTGTTTGGCAGTGGCCCTCCAGAG GAGCCTGAGGCGGTTCCCCAGGTGAACCTGGTGCCCACTGTGGCCTTGCTGCTGGGTGTGCCCATCCCCTATAGTAACATCGGGGAAGTGATGGCTGAGCTGTTCTCTGGGGACGGTGACACTGTGTCTGCAGCCCTACAGCAGCTCTCGGTCTACCACATCAATGCCAAGCAG GTGGACCGCTTCCTGCACTCATACTCACTGGTGGCTCAGGACctgccagcagagcagctccagcgcCTACAAGAGCTCTTCTCCAGTGCTGTGGAGGAGCATACTCAGCTCCTCATCCAGGTGCAGGGGATGACACTGGTGCCTCCAGAGCTGGAGTCCAGGCTGAGGAACCTTATCGGTCGCTTCCAGCTCTACCTGCGGGAGGCACGGGCTGTGTGCACCCAGTCCTGGGCCCGCTTCCAGCCCCTGCGGATGGTGGGGGGCTGCACCCTCATCGCTGCTTCCTGCTTGCTCTGCTACATGGCCTCAGAGCTGGCTGCAGTGTCGGACTCTTTCTATCGCAGCTGCCTCTTGTACCCACTGCTTTGGGGCCTGGTGGGGGTTTTTCTGCTTGGACTGGCCCATGCATTTACCCAGGAGGGGCTGGATCTGCTCCTGGTGTCGTCATGGGCAGCCGCAGCTTCTCAGCTGGGATTTTTCTGGCACTGGTGGGGCTGGTATCCCAAGCGAGCCCGTTTGGCAGGGGGTCAGCCACCCTTGGCCAGTGTTGGCCTGAGGCAGAGGGTTCGAGCATGGCTGGGGCTGGCCTTCCCCATGGGCATTCTGCTCTTCCGCTGCGGAGCAATGTTCTCTGATAGCTTTGTGGTGGCCGAGGCACGGGTGGCCCCATTCCTGCTGGCCTCACTGGTGATGTTACTCGTGGGGAAGCTCCACTGGGATGGTCGCCTGACTGTGCCAGAAGGCCCCAAGCAGCAGCTCCTTGGCTTTTCTTCTTACCGGAGAGAGATCTGGTACCTGCTGTGCCTTGTGGCGGTGCTCCTGGTCTGCATGCGCCTCTCCGGTTTCTTCCACCAGTGCCGTGAAGAAATCCAGCAGTGCCGgccctctcttttcctctccccccTTGCCAGCCTGAGAAACACACGGGCCAAGAACCTCTTCTACCTCCTGTGTGTGGCCTTGCTGGCTGGGCTGGTCTATGCAGTGCGGAGCTGGCTGCGACACTACGGCAATCTGAACAGCTCAGACCCTCTCGTGCTCTTTGTGCGCTGGGGGTTCCCACTGGTGGTCCTGTGCATCGCCTGCTACTGGGCCGTTGCCTCCAGTGCTGATGACTCTCTGGGcaagctgcaggagctggtgcaGGTGGCAGTTGTTGCCTTTCCGTGGGCTGTCTATGGATTGGCGTCTGtggggctgctgctcctgctgtgcaATCCCATGACAGTGTTCGCCAAGGACACGCGGGAGTCGGCGGGATCCATCGTCACTCCCTACCTGGGGGTTCCCAGCTCTGAAGTCGACTTCCTCCACGTCATCCCTCAGATCTACAAGAGGATGCAGGAGTCTCAGAGGAGCCGCCTGGAGCGGACCAGCACCAAGGCCACTGTCGCAGCCTACGGGCTGGGCAGCGTGTACTCTGCAGCCCTGGTCATAGCACTCACCCTGCTGGGCTTCCTGCTGATGCTTCTGCACAGCGAGCGGCTGAGTCTcgccttccttctcctcttcctggaGGCCTTTGTGCTGCTGCACATCCACACACGTGCCAGAGGCcttgctggggatgctg aGCCTTTTTCAGTGCCCTGGTATGCAGTCATCTCCTGGCTCCTTGCTGCTTCCCAGTTCTTCTATTCTACAGGCCACCAGCCTATCTTCCCGGCCATCCACTGGAATGCGGCCTTTGTGGGCTTCCACCTTGACCACAGCACAAACCTCCTGCCCGCTGTCCTCGTGGGTGCCAACACCTTTGCTTCCCATATCCTCTTTGCAG TTGGCTGCCCTCTGCTCCTGCTTTGGCCCTTTGTGTGTGAGATGCCGGGCTCACAGAGGAAGAAGCCCAAGAAGGAgccccaggaagagctgcaggaggtggAGGAGCACATGATGGAGATGAGGCTGCGGGAGTCCCCGGAGAAGTTCTCCACTGCActgctgcagctggggctgaAGTACCTCTTTGTCCTCGGGACACAG
- the PIGO gene encoding GPI ethanolamine phosphate transferase 3 isoform X2, protein MRRWPVLLFLAWVCLLFFTGIGLFMSGFLLTRIELPSSSSCSDPLVPPPWERQSLPPGSCWAPQRFSKAVLVIIDALRFEFAHFNPAKASPLPYENKLSFLHHLTTSQPRHARLYRFRADPPTATMQRIKGLTTGSLPTFIDVGSNFATYAIQEDNLLAQLVQNGRRVIFMGDDTWEGLFPKKFFRAYFFPSFNVKDLHTVDNGILQHLYPTVDSGEWDVLIAHFLGVDHCGHKHGPDHPEMAKKLTQMNEMLRSLVDHLRNDTLLLVAGDHGMTETGDHGGDSEKEVNAALFVYSKTPLFGSGPPEEPEAVPQVNLVPTVALLLGVPIPYSNIGEVMAELFSGDGDTVSAALQQLSVYHINAKQVDRFLHSYSLVAQDLPAEQLQRLQELFSSAVEEHTQLLIQVQGMTLVPPELESRLRNLIGRFQLYLREARAVCTQSWARFQPLRMVGGCTLIAASCLLCYMASELAAVSDSFYRSCLLYPLLWGLVGVFLLGLAHAFTQEGLDLLLVSSWAAAASQLGFFWHWWGWYPKRARLAGGQPPLASVGLRQRVRAWLGLAFPMGILLFRCGAMFSDSFVVAEARVAPFLLASLVMLLVGKLHWDGRLTVPEGPKQQLLGFSSYRREIWYLLCLVAVLLVCMRLSGFFHQCREEIQQCRPSLFLSPLASLRNTRAKNLFYLLCVALLAGLVYAVRSWLRHYGNLNSSDPLVLFVRWGFPLVVLCIACYWAVASSADDSLGKLQELVQVAVVAFPWAVYGLASVGLLLLLCNPMTVFAKDTRESAGSIVTPYLGVPSSEVDFLHVIPQIYKRMQESQRSRLERTSTKATVAAYGLGSVYSAALVIALTLLGFLLMLLHSERLSLAFLLLFLEAFVLLHIHTRARGLAGDAEPFSVPWYAVISWLLAASQFFYSTGHQPIFPAIHWNAAFVGFHLDHSTNLLPAVLVGANTFASHILFAGSWLPSAPALALCV, encoded by the exons ATGCGGCGGTGGCCGGTGCTGCTCTTCCTGGCCTGGGTCTGCTTGCTGTTCTTCACTGGGATCGGGCTCTTCATGAGCGGCTTCCTGCTCACCCGGATTGAgcttcccagcagcagctcctgctcagacCCGCTGGTGCCACCACCCTGGGAGAGGCAGAGCCTCCCACCGGGCTCTTGTTGGGCACCCCAGCGCTTTTCCAAGGCCGTGCTTGTCATCATCGATGCCCTCCGTTTCGAGTTCGCCCACTTTAACCCAGCCAAGGCCAGCCCGCTGCCCTATGAGAACAAGCTGAGTTTCTTGCACCACCTAACAACCTCCCAGCCTCGCCATGCCCGCCTCTACCGCTTCCGAGCTGACCCCCCAACTGCCACCATGCAGCGCATCAAGGGCCTCACCACCGGCTCACTGCCCACTTTCATTGATGTGGGCAGCAACTTTGCCACCTACGCGATCCAGGAGGACAAcctgctggcacagctggtgcAGAATG GAAGGAGAGTGATCTTCATGGGTGATGACACTTGGGAAGGACTCTTCCCGAAGAAGTTTTTCCGCGCgtatttcttcccttcttttaatGTGAAGGATCTTCACACCGTGGACAATGGGATCCTGCAGCATCTCTATCCAACTG TGGACAGTGGTGAATGGGACGTGCTGATTGCTCACTTCCTTGGCGTGGACCACTGTGGGCACAAACATGGACCTGACCATCCTGAAATGGCTAAGAAGCTCACACAGATGAACGAAATGCTCAG GTCCTTGGTGGATCACCTGAGGAATGACACCCTTCTTCTGGTGGCTGGGGACCATGGCATGACAGAGACTGGAGACCATGGTGGCGACAGCGAGAAGGAAGTGAACGCAGCTTTGTTTGTGTACAGCAAAACACCCCTGTTTGGCAGTGGCCCTCCAGAG GAGCCTGAGGCGGTTCCCCAGGTGAACCTGGTGCCCACTGTGGCCTTGCTGCTGGGTGTGCCCATCCCCTATAGTAACATCGGGGAAGTGATGGCTGAGCTGTTCTCTGGGGACGGTGACACTGTGTCTGCAGCCCTACAGCAGCTCTCGGTCTACCACATCAATGCCAAGCAG GTGGACCGCTTCCTGCACTCATACTCACTGGTGGCTCAGGACctgccagcagagcagctccagcgcCTACAAGAGCTCTTCTCCAGTGCTGTGGAGGAGCATACTCAGCTCCTCATCCAGGTGCAGGGGATGACACTGGTGCCTCCAGAGCTGGAGTCCAGGCTGAGGAACCTTATCGGTCGCTTCCAGCTCTACCTGCGGGAGGCACGGGCTGTGTGCACCCAGTCCTGGGCCCGCTTCCAGCCCCTGCGGATGGTGGGGGGCTGCACCCTCATCGCTGCTTCCTGCTTGCTCTGCTACATGGCCTCAGAGCTGGCTGCAGTGTCGGACTCTTTCTATCGCAGCTGCCTCTTGTACCCACTGCTTTGGGGCCTGGTGGGGGTTTTTCTGCTTGGACTGGCCCATGCATTTACCCAGGAGGGGCTGGATCTGCTCCTGGTGTCGTCATGGGCAGCCGCAGCTTCTCAGCTGGGATTTTTCTGGCACTGGTGGGGCTGGTATCCCAAGCGAGCCCGTTTGGCAGGGGGTCAGCCACCCTTGGCCAGTGTTGGCCTGAGGCAGAGGGTTCGAGCATGGCTGGGGCTGGCCTTCCCCATGGGCATTCTGCTCTTCCGCTGCGGAGCAATGTTCTCTGATAGCTTTGTGGTGGCCGAGGCACGGGTGGCCCCATTCCTGCTGGCCTCACTGGTGATGTTACTCGTGGGGAAGCTCCACTGGGATGGTCGCCTGACTGTGCCAGAAGGCCCCAAGCAGCAGCTCCTTGGCTTTTCTTCTTACCGGAGAGAGATCTGGTACCTGCTGTGCCTTGTGGCGGTGCTCCTGGTCTGCATGCGCCTCTCCGGTTTCTTCCACCAGTGCCGTGAAGAAATCCAGCAGTGCCGgccctctcttttcctctccccccTTGCCAGCCTGAGAAACACACGGGCCAAGAACCTCTTCTACCTCCTGTGTGTGGCCTTGCTGGCTGGGCTGGTCTATGCAGTGCGGAGCTGGCTGCGACACTACGGCAATCTGAACAGCTCAGACCCTCTCGTGCTCTTTGTGCGCTGGGGGTTCCCACTGGTGGTCCTGTGCATCGCCTGCTACTGGGCCGTTGCCTCCAGTGCTGATGACTCTCTGGGcaagctgcaggagctggtgcaGGTGGCAGTTGTTGCCTTTCCGTGGGCTGTCTATGGATTGGCGTCTGtggggctgctgctcctgctgtgcaATCCCATGACAGTGTTCGCCAAGGACACGCGGGAGTCGGCGGGATCCATCGTCACTCCCTACCTGGGGGTTCCCAGCTCTGAAGTCGACTTCCTCCACGTCATCCCTCAGATCTACAAGAGGATGCAGGAGTCTCAGAGGAGCCGCCTGGAGCGGACCAGCACCAAGGCCACTGTCGCAGCCTACGGGCTGGGCAGCGTGTACTCTGCAGCCCTGGTCATAGCACTCACCCTGCTGGGCTTCCTGCTGATGCTTCTGCACAGCGAGCGGCTGAGTCTcgccttccttctcctcttcctggaGGCCTTTGTGCTGCTGCACATCCACACACGTGCCAGAGGCcttgctggggatgctg aGCCTTTTTCAGTGCCCTGGTATGCAGTCATCTCCTGGCTCCTTGCTGCTTCCCAGTTCTTCTATTCTACAGGCCACCAGCCTATCTTCCCGGCCATCCACTGGAATGCGGCCTTTGTGGGCTTCCACCTTGACCACAGCACAAACCTCCTGCCCGCTGTCCTCGTGGGTGCCAACACCTTTGCTTCCCATATCCTCTTTGCAG GTAGTTGGCTGCCCTCTGCTCCTGCTTTGGCCCTTTGTGTGTGA